One window of the Streptomyces sp. NBC_00259 genome contains the following:
- a CDS encoding STAS domain-containing protein, giving the protein MVSAQDGWPGSTGGGRFTVETRPGPEPDIVVLAVAGELDHDTAEPLRTALDEAVASGARRILVDCGGLLFCDSTGLNVLLRARLAAQENEARVELAALRPQVARMLAITGAGAVFPRYASLAEALAGPPQE; this is encoded by the coding sequence ATGGTGTCAGCACAGGACGGTTGGCCGGGGAGCACCGGCGGGGGCCGGTTCACGGTCGAGACGCGGCCGGGCCCGGAGCCGGACATCGTGGTGCTCGCGGTCGCGGGGGAGCTCGACCACGACACGGCCGAACCGCTGCGCACCGCCCTGGACGAGGCGGTCGCGAGCGGCGCGCGGCGCATCCTCGTCGACTGCGGCGGGCTGCTGTTCTGCGATTCCACGGGCCTGAACGTGCTGCTGCGCGCGCGGCTCGCGGCGCAGGAGAACGAGGCCCGGGTGGAGCTTGCGGCGCTTCGGCCCCAGGTGGCCCGGATGCTCGCGATCACCGGTGCCGGGGCGGTCTTTCCCCGGTACGCGAGCCTCGCGGAGGCCCTCGCGGGGCCCCCGCAGGAGTAG
- a CDS encoding adenosine deaminase family protein, whose product MNSHRPRAACRRAAPLHAGLGCLAVLSLLPALPAAARPAHARAPRPETPAERRVSSYLDSVRDRPEALRAFFRALPKGGDLHHHLSGAAPTEFLIRLAGEDGLCVDASMTAVPPPCGPGARPASDAAVDAAFHRSILRAWSMQDFPPGQPGHDHFFATFGKFGAVTEPNRGKLLAEVAAGAVAQNQLYLESMVTPAVAGAERLADEVGYDEDLGALHRKLLAGGRMDRLVAEARQEADAADAQFRTAAHCGTARPDPGCSLPVRWISHVYRASSPERVFTQIVLGMRLAERDRRFVAVNLVQPEDWEVPLRDYRLHMRMLDHLHRAYPRARLTLHAGELAPGLVKPEDLTFHIREAVRTGHAERIGHGVDLRHEDDWQELARLMARRRIAVEVPLTSNAQILGVSGDAHPFRAYRRYGVPVVLSTDDPGVSRTDLGTEYQRAATSYGLGYRELKDLARDSLEYAFLPGPGLWRADGDGGRHRPAGPCRRERPGSQTPRPACARLLAGSPKAALQWRLEAAFARFERRF is encoded by the coding sequence GTGAACTCCCACCGCCCGCGGGCGGCGTGCCGCCGCGCCGCCCCGCTCCACGCCGGCCTCGGCTGTCTCGCCGTCCTGTCGCTGCTGCCCGCGCTCCCCGCCGCGGCACGGCCCGCGCACGCCCGCGCGCCGCGGCCGGAGACGCCCGCGGAGCGGCGCGTCTCCTCGTACCTGGACTCCGTGCGCGACCGGCCCGAGGCGCTGCGCGCCTTCTTCCGTGCCCTGCCCAAGGGCGGCGATCTGCACCATCACCTTTCCGGCGCCGCCCCCACCGAGTTCCTGATCCGGCTCGCCGGCGAGGACGGGCTGTGCGTCGACGCGTCGATGACCGCCGTGCCGCCGCCGTGCGGTCCTGGCGCCCGGCCCGCGTCCGACGCCGCGGTGGACGCGGCCTTCCACCGCTCGATCCTGCGCGCCTGGTCCATGCAGGACTTCCCGCCCGGTCAGCCGGGCCACGACCACTTCTTCGCCACGTTCGGCAAGTTCGGCGCGGTCACCGAGCCCAACCGGGGCAAGCTGCTCGCCGAGGTGGCCGCCGGCGCCGTCGCACAGAACCAGCTCTATCTGGAGTCGATGGTCACCCCCGCCGTGGCCGGCGCGGAGCGGCTCGCCGACGAGGTCGGATACGACGAGGACCTCGGCGCGCTGCACCGCAAGCTGCTCGCGGGCGGCCGGATGGACCGGCTCGTGGCCGAAGCACGCCAGGAGGCCGACGCCGCCGACGCCCAGTTCCGTACCGCCGCCCACTGCGGCACCGCGCGCCCGGACCCCGGCTGCTCCCTGCCGGTCCGCTGGATCTCGCATGTGTACCGGGCGAGTTCGCCGGAGCGGGTGTTCACCCAGATCGTCCTCGGCATGCGGCTGGCCGAGCGCGACCGGCGCTTCGTGGCCGTGAACCTCGTCCAGCCCGAGGACTGGGAGGTGCCGCTGCGCGACTACCGCCTCCACATGCGCATGCTCGACCATCTCCACCGCGCCTACCCCCGGGCCCGCCTGACCCTGCACGCGGGGGAGCTGGCTCCCGGGCTCGTCAAGCCCGAGGACCTGACCTTCCACATCCGCGAGGCGGTCCGCACGGGCCACGCGGAACGCATCGGCCACGGTGTGGACCTGCGCCACGAGGACGACTGGCAGGAACTGGCACGCCTCATGGCCCGCCGCCGGATCGCCGTGGAGGTGCCCCTCACCAGCAACGCGCAGATCCTCGGTGTGTCCGGGGACGCGCACCCCTTCCGGGCCTACCGCCGCTACGGCGTGCCGGTGGTGCTGTCCACCGACGACCCGGGCGTCTCCCGTACGGACCTCGGCACCGAGTACCAGCGCGCCGCCACGTCCTACGGCCTCGGCTACCGCGAGCTGAAGGACCTGGCGCGGGACTCGCTGGAGTACGCCTTCCTGCCCGGACCGGGACTGTGGCGTGCCGACGGGGACGGCGGCCGGCACCGACCGGCGGGTCCCTGCCGCCGCGAACGGCCGGGCTCGCAAACGCCGCGTCCCGCCTGTGCCCGCCTGCTCGCCGGGAGCCCGAAGGCGGCGCTCCAATGGCGGCTGGAGGCCGCGTTCGCGAGGTTCGAGCGCCGCTTCTGA
- a CDS encoding Crp/Fnr family transcriptional regulator, protein MSNSSIRMTTALSAEHRARLLETARDVKFREGARVFEEGHLADRFWIIRSGTVTLDIHVPGRRPAVIENLGFGELVGWSWLFPPYVWQLGAEAMTPVRAQEFDAVTIRLLMDADPAFGSAIGHWVGRVLAHRLHSARIRLLDLYAPYGSGLTQ, encoded by the coding sequence ATGAGCAACTCTTCGATCCGTATGACAACGGCGCTGTCGGCCGAGCACCGTGCCCGGCTGCTGGAGACGGCGAGGGACGTCAAGTTTCGCGAGGGGGCCCGTGTCTTCGAGGAAGGACATCTGGCCGACCGCTTCTGGATCATCCGGTCCGGCACCGTCACCCTGGACATCCATGTCCCGGGCCGCCGGCCGGCCGTGATCGAGAACCTCGGCTTCGGTGAACTCGTGGGCTGGTCCTGGCTGTTCCCACCGTACGTCTGGCAGCTGGGGGCCGAGGCCATGACCCCGGTGCGCGCCCAGGAGTTCGACGCGGTGACCATCCGGCTGCTGATGGACGCCGATCCCGCCTTCGGCTCGGCGATCGGCCACTGGGTCGGCAGGGTGCTCGCGCACCGGCTGCACTCCGCCCGGATCCGCCTGCTGGACCTGTACGCCCCGTACGGAAGCGGTCTCACACAGTGA
- a CDS encoding DUF309 domain-containing protein produces the protein MNRTPRDRDTEGRARSARPRDGLGRPLPYGERGVARQPEGVVRPPRETLAEAQRLLDAGMPFHAHEVLEDAWKSGPDEERGLWRGLAQLAVGLTHAARGNATGGAALLTRGAASIAPYEAARPYGIDIGGLIRWSEGLTGELRRGGVAVPAAGRAPRLRDG, from the coding sequence GTGAACAGGACGCCGAGGGATCGCGATACCGAGGGCCGGGCGCGCAGCGCGCGCCCGCGTGACGGGCTGGGACGGCCTCTTCCGTACGGGGAGAGAGGCGTCGCCCGGCAGCCGGAGGGCGTGGTCCGCCCACCGCGGGAGACCCTCGCCGAGGCCCAGCGGCTGCTGGACGCGGGGATGCCGTTCCACGCCCATGAGGTGCTGGAGGACGCCTGGAAGTCCGGGCCGGACGAGGAACGCGGGCTGTGGCGGGGCCTGGCGCAGCTGGCGGTGGGGCTCACCCATGCCGCCCGCGGCAATGCGACGGGCGGCGCGGCCCTGCTGACCCGCGGGGCGGCGTCCATCGCACCGTACGAGGCCGCGCGACCGTACGGGATCGACATCGGCGGGCTGATCCGCTGGTCGGAGGGACTGACCGGCGAACTGCGGCGCGGCGGGGTCGCGGTGCCCGCGGCCGGGCGGGCGCCGCGGCTGCGGGACGGCTGA
- a CDS encoding 4'-phosphopantetheinyl transferase family protein, giving the protein MIGKLLPPPIAASELFGDPPVTGMFPEERELVANAVPERQREFGTVRVCARKALEELGFAPAPILPGPGRAPQWPSGAVGALTHCKGYRAAAVARSSEVLTIGLDAEPHLPLPDEGVRDLVTLPQERAALTRLAALRPEVCWDRLLFSAKESVYKAWYPLAGRWLDFEEAVITIDPDDASFHARLLVEGPVVEGRRLSGFDGRWLVESGLVVTAIAVMR; this is encoded by the coding sequence ATGATCGGCAAGCTACTGCCTCCGCCGATCGCGGCCTCCGAGCTGTTCGGCGATCCGCCGGTGACCGGGATGTTCCCCGAGGAACGGGAGCTGGTGGCGAACGCCGTTCCCGAGCGGCAGCGGGAGTTCGGCACCGTACGGGTGTGCGCGCGCAAGGCCCTGGAAGAGCTGGGGTTCGCGCCCGCGCCGATCCTTCCCGGACCCGGCAGGGCGCCGCAGTGGCCGTCGGGCGCCGTCGGAGCCCTGACGCACTGCAAGGGCTACCGGGCCGCCGCGGTGGCACGTTCGTCCGAGGTGCTGACGATCGGCCTGGACGCGGAGCCGCATCTGCCGCTTCCGGACGAGGGCGTACGCGATCTCGTGACCCTGCCGCAGGAGCGGGCGGCGCTGACGCGGCTGGCTGCGCTGCGGCCGGAAGTCTGCTGGGACAGGCTCCTGTTCAGCGCCAAGGAGAGCGTCTACAAGGCGTGGTACCCGCTGGCCGGCCGCTGGCTGGACTTCGAGGAGGCCGTCATCACGATCGACCCCGACGACGCCTCGTTCCACGCCCGGCTGCTGGTCGAGGGTCCGGTGGTGGAGGGACGCCGGCTGTCCGGCTTCGACGGACGCTGGCTGGTCGAGTCGGGCCTGGTGGTCACGGCGATCGCGGTCATGCGCTGA
- a CDS encoding LysR family transcriptional regulator, giving the protein MLDVRRMQVLRAVVSSGSVTAAAGRLGYTPSAVSQQVAALEKEAGTALLERVGRGVRPTAAGLLLTEHAAAISRQVAEAETALTDLKEGRTGRLSVRYFATVGAPLVAPALARLRRDHPGVQVELKLSDPVDPLPEVAQGQADVALVVRPHGRSVDGIRLEHLLDDPYRAVLPKGHRLATRRVIDLADLADEPWVGSEWPGPCLDAVLDACAAAGFSPEFVVDSEDYATAQGFVAAGLGIGMIPLTGLRAPHPGVVVRKVRRPEPVRAVHAAVRETAPATPALRGLLDALRDAAVQ; this is encoded by the coding sequence ATGCTTGATGTGAGGCGCATGCAGGTCCTGAGAGCGGTCGTCAGCAGCGGATCGGTCACGGCGGCGGCCGGACGACTGGGATACACACCGTCCGCCGTCAGTCAGCAGGTCGCCGCCCTGGAGAAGGAGGCGGGTACGGCACTGCTCGAACGCGTCGGCAGGGGCGTGCGGCCCACGGCGGCCGGGCTGCTGCTCACCGAGCACGCCGCCGCCATCAGCCGCCAGGTCGCCGAGGCGGAGACGGCGCTGACCGATCTCAAGGAGGGCCGCACGGGGCGGCTTTCGGTGCGCTACTTCGCCACGGTCGGCGCCCCGCTGGTCGCTCCCGCGCTCGCACGGCTGCGGCGCGACCATCCGGGCGTCCAGGTGGAGCTGAAGCTGTCCGACCCCGTGGACCCGCTGCCGGAGGTGGCGCAGGGGCAGGCCGACGTGGCCCTCGTGGTGCGGCCGCACGGCCGGTCCGTGGACGGCATCCGGCTGGAGCACCTGCTGGACGACCCGTACCGCGCCGTGCTGCCCAAGGGACACCGGCTGGCCACCAGACGCGTCATCGACCTGGCCGATCTCGCCGACGAGCCCTGGGTGGGCAGCGAATGGCCCGGCCCGTGTCTCGACGCGGTGCTCGACGCCTGCGCCGCTGCCGGGTTCAGCCCGGAGTTCGTCGTCGACAGCGAGGACTACGCCACGGCGCAGGGCTTCGTCGCGGCCGGACTGGGCATCGGCATGATCCCTCTGACCGGGCTGCGCGCCCCGCATCCCGGTGTCGTCGTACGCAAGGTCCGCCGGCCCGAGCCGGTGCGAGCCGTCCACGCGGCCGTGCGCGAGACCGCGCCGGCCACGCCCGCGCTGCGCGGACTGCTCGACGCCCTCAGGGACGCGGCCGTTCAGTAG
- a CDS encoding YciI family protein yields MKYMLLMQFSESTVDFPRIDTWTPDEIQAHIAFMHDANKQMVDSGEFVDGQGLAMPEAARIVRAGAGGGAAVVTEGPFPETKEFLAGYWIVDCETPERAVELAAFVSTAPGPGGGPLNMPIEVRQVMSAPAEDV; encoded by the coding sequence ATGAAGTACATGCTGCTGATGCAGTTCAGCGAGTCGACCGTCGACTTCCCCCGGATCGACACCTGGACTCCGGACGAGATCCAGGCCCACATCGCGTTCATGCACGACGCGAACAAGCAGATGGTGGACAGCGGGGAGTTCGTGGACGGCCAGGGCCTCGCGATGCCGGAGGCCGCGAGGATCGTCCGGGCCGGGGCCGGAGGCGGCGCTGCGGTGGTCACCGAGGGACCGTTCCCCGAGACCAAGGAGTTCCTTGCCGGGTACTGGATCGTGGACTGCGAGACCCCCGAACGGGCCGTGGAGCTGGCCGCGTTCGTCTCGACCGCGCCCGGGCCCGGCGGCGGGCCGCTGAACATGCCGATCGAGGTGCGCCAGGTGATGTCCGCTCCGGCCGAGGACGTGTGA
- a CDS encoding DMT family transporter, whose protein sequence is MTSGSRGTAVRMGVLALLWGSGFLWIKLALNHGLSPLQITVARCVLGAAVLLAIALASGARLPRDRRTWGHLVVAAFLCNALPFFLFGLGEQTVDSSVAGVLNATTPLWSLLIGIGLGTERGPRPIRLGGLVLGFAGTLLIFAPWQRSGLFGWGALALLGAAVSYAAAFAYMGRTLTGRGTEPLALSAAQLVTASGLSILALPAGGLAPVRADATALVAVVVLGIFGTGFTFFLNYRLIADEGATSAATVGYLLPVVSVALGAVVLGEAIGPRVVLGMLTVLAGVAMTRGRGRATQEPGAGSVSVSVTSVSATPSVTAAVSEAVSDCRR, encoded by the coding sequence ATGACGAGCGGCAGTCGGGGAACAGCGGTGCGGATGGGCGTGCTCGCCCTGTTGTGGGGTTCGGGCTTCCTCTGGATCAAACTGGCCCTCAACCACGGCCTGTCGCCGCTCCAGATCACCGTGGCCCGCTGTGTGCTGGGCGCGGCGGTCCTGCTCGCGATCGCCCTTGCGTCCGGCGCCCGCCTGCCGCGCGACAGGCGGACCTGGGGTCACCTCGTCGTCGCTGCCTTCCTCTGCAACGCCCTGCCGTTCTTCCTGTTCGGCCTCGGCGAGCAGACGGTCGATTCGTCGGTGGCCGGCGTCCTGAACGCGACGACCCCGCTGTGGTCACTGCTGATCGGCATCGGGCTCGGCACGGAACGCGGGCCGCGGCCCATCCGGCTGGGCGGACTCGTGCTCGGATTCGCGGGTACGCTGCTGATCTTCGCCCCCTGGCAGCGGTCCGGGCTGTTCGGCTGGGGCGCCCTCGCCCTGCTGGGCGCGGCGGTCAGCTACGCCGCGGCCTTCGCCTACATGGGGCGCACACTCACCGGCAGAGGCACGGAGCCCCTCGCGCTCTCGGCAGCCCAGCTCGTCACCGCGAGCGGCCTGAGCATTCTCGCTCTGCCCGCGGGCGGACTCGCGCCGGTGCGGGCCGACGCGACGGCACTCGTCGCCGTCGTCGTCCTCGGGATCTTCGGCACCGGTTTCACGTTCTTCCTCAACTACCGCCTGATCGCGGACGAGGGTGCCACCAGCGCCGCCACCGTGGGGTACCTGCTGCCGGTCGTCTCGGTCGCGCTCGGCGCGGTGGTGCTCGGCGAGGCGATCGGCCCGCGCGTCGTCCTCGGCATGCTCACCGTGCTCGCCGGCGTGGCCATGACCCGCGGCCGGGGGCGTGCGACGCAGGAGCCTGGTGCGGGGTCCGTGTCCGTGTCCGTGACGTCGGTCTCGGCCACCCCGTCGGTGACCGCGGCCGTCAGCGAGGCCGTCAGCGACTGCCGTCGGTGA
- a CDS encoding ATP-binding protein: protein MSAALPAQGQTRRLVLSGTRGVVGRCRDFSATALADWDWLPPDGAGHALYGGTHDAAENGAAENGAAESGTARVEFAPDEYGGWDERSWNESAWNETLDAPVTWDDERRAIAEDVLMVVSELVTNACLHAGGPLELVLHCTPDRLRIEVTDASPVQPRPRPHADPAVPGGHGLVVLARLARAWGSVPHGSGKTVWAEVAAPRRP, encoded by the coding sequence GTGAGCGCGGCCCTTCCCGCACAGGGACAGACCCGCAGACTCGTCCTCTCCGGGACCCGCGGCGTGGTCGGGCGCTGCCGGGACTTCAGCGCCACGGCTCTGGCCGACTGGGACTGGCTCCCGCCCGACGGCGCCGGGCACGCCCTGTACGGCGGCACGCACGACGCGGCGGAGAACGGCGCGGCGGAGAACGGCGCGGCGGAGAGCGGCACAGCACGCGTCGAGTTCGCCCCCGACGAGTACGGGGGCTGGGACGAACGGTCCTGGAACGAGAGCGCCTGGAACGAGACCCTGGACGCCCCGGTGACCTGGGACGACGAGCGGCGGGCCATCGCCGAGGACGTGCTGATGGTCGTGTCCGAGCTGGTCACCAACGCCTGTCTGCATGCCGGAGGGCCGCTGGAGCTGGTGCTGCACTGCACGCCCGACCGGCTCCGTATCGAGGTCACCGACGCCAGCCCGGTGCAGCCGCGGCCGCGCCCGCACGCCGACCCCGCGGTGCCCGGCGGACACGGACTGGTCGTGCTGGCGAGGCTCGCCCGCGCCTGGGGCTCGGTGCCGCACGGCTCGGGAAAGACGGTGTGGGCGGAGGTCGCGGCACCACGGCGGCCCTGA